One Nostoc punctiforme PCC 73102 DNA window includes the following coding sequences:
- the folP gene encoding dihydropteroate synthase → MPSNLIIRGRCFDWGQRTYLMGILNVTPDSFSDGGEFNTTSAALVQAQALVAAGADIIDVGGQSTRPGAKQITLAEELDRVLSVLQVLRPEISVPISVDTTRAAVAKASVEAGADIINDISGGTFDSEMLPTVAELSVPIILMHIRGTPQTMQQQTDYQDLLGEISSFLARQVQAATTAGIDLDKIIIDPGIGFAKNYEQNLEIFRGLRSLTTLNCPILVGASRKSFIGRILNQPDPKARVWGTAAACCTAIFNGADILRVHDVQEMHDVSLVADALLRQPIQHDC, encoded by the coding sequence ATGCCAAGCAATTTAATAATTCGAGGACGCTGTTTCGATTGGGGACAGCGAACTTATTTGATGGGTATTTTGAATGTAACGCCTGATAGCTTTAGTGATGGGGGTGAGTTTAACACTACCTCTGCGGCTTTAGTGCAGGCGCAAGCACTGGTAGCTGCTGGTGCTGACATTATCGATGTGGGCGGTCAATCAACTCGGCCAGGGGCAAAGCAAATAACTCTGGCGGAGGAACTTGACCGGGTGTTATCGGTGTTACAGGTGCTAAGACCAGAAATTTCAGTCCCGATTTCTGTAGATACAACCCGTGCGGCTGTAGCCAAGGCATCTGTAGAAGCTGGAGCGGATATTATTAATGATATTTCTGGCGGCACTTTTGACTCAGAAATGTTGCCGACAGTTGCAGAGTTAAGTGTGCCGATAATTTTAATGCACATCCGTGGGACACCACAGACGATGCAACAACAGACTGATTATCAAGATTTGCTCGGTGAAATTTCTAGTTTTTTGGCTCGCCAAGTTCAGGCAGCAACGACTGCGGGCATTGATCTGGATAAAATTATTATTGATCCTGGTATTGGTTTTGCTAAGAACTATGAGCAAAATTTAGAAATTTTCCGCGGCTTGCGATCGCTAACAACACTCAATTGTCCTATCTTGGTAGGAGCATCCCGTAAAAGTTTCATTGGTCGCATTTTAAATCAACCAGATCCCAAAGCACGAGTTTGGGGAACGGCAGCAGCTTGTTGTACTGCTATTTTTAATGGTGCTGATATCCTCCGAGTTCACGATGTTCAAGAAATGCACGATGTTTCACTAGTAGCCGATGCCCTATTGAGACAACCTATACAGCATGATTGCTAG
- the tpiA gene encoding triose-phosphate isomerase: MRKIVIAGNWKMFKTQAETQEFLQGFLPHLEETPQGREVILCPPFTDLSVLSKTLHGSLIQLGAQNIHWEEFGAYTGEISGPMLTESGVRFVIVGHSERRQYFGETDATVNLRLRTAQRFGLTPILCVGETKQQRDAGETESLIALQLDKGLVDIDQNNLVIAYEPIWAIGTGETCEAVEANRIIGLIRSQLSNPNVSIQYGGSVKPNNIDEIMAQPEIDGVLVGGASLEPESFARIVNFHLV, translated from the coding sequence GTGCGGAAAATCGTTATTGCCGGCAACTGGAAAATGTTCAAAACCCAGGCAGAGACTCAGGAGTTTTTGCAAGGATTTTTGCCCCACTTAGAGGAAACCCCCCAAGGGCGAGAAGTAATATTGTGTCCTCCTTTCACTGATTTAAGCGTTTTGTCCAAGACTTTGCACGGTAGCCTCATCCAACTGGGGGCACAAAATATCCATTGGGAAGAATTTGGAGCCTATACGGGTGAGATTTCTGGCCCGATGCTGACAGAAAGCGGTGTGCGCTTTGTGATTGTCGGTCATAGCGAACGACGGCAATACTTTGGTGAAACGGACGCAACTGTTAATCTGCGCCTCCGAACTGCTCAAAGGTTTGGTTTGACTCCAATTCTCTGTGTTGGTGAAACTAAACAACAACGAGATGCAGGAGAAACTGAATCACTGATTGCTCTCCAACTCGACAAAGGTTTGGTAGATATCGATCAGAATAATTTGGTGATTGCCTACGAGCCAATTTGGGCAATTGGCACTGGTGAAACTTGTGAAGCAGTGGAAGCTAATCGAATAATTGGCTTAATTCGGAGCCAGTTGAGTAATCCAAATGTATCAATTCAATATGGTGGCTCAGTGAAGCCAAATAATATTGATGAAATCATGGCTCAACCAGAAATCGATGGCGTTTTAGTCGGAGGAGCAAGTTTAGAACCGGAGAGTTTCGCTCGGATTGTGAATTTTCACTTAGTGTAA